A segment of the Pseudomonas versuta genome:
TCTTCAGCCTGGAAAACCCGTTCTTCCAGCGCTTACACCGTGGGTGCGTCGTTCAGTTATCCGGGGGTGTTCCAGGGCTGGGACCTTGAGGTGCCGTTTACCTTCTCTGACGTGTTCAGCGGTGCGGCGCCCATGTCCGGGACTATCGCCGGGGTCGCCGGTGACCGCCGCCTGAGTGCGGGTACCACCTTCAAGTACCTGAGCAACCTGGAAATGTCGTTCAAGTACATCGCGTATCTGGGCTCACCTGACCCGATTTACCGTCCGCTGGCAGACCGTGACTACGCCACGTTCTCGATGAAGTACACGTTCTAAAGGTAGTCGCTGCCGCAGGCTGCGATGGGTTGCGCAGCAGCCCCGCTAAAACGAAGGTCCTGCGGCCCTATCGCAGCCTTCGGCAGCGACTACAACGTTTGATGAACCGATAAAAGAGAGAAACCTATGGGTCTTAAAGGTCACGCGGCCATTGTCGGCAGCGCTCAGTACAAACCGGAAAAATACGCCACGGCGCCGCGCATGTTCCATCTGGAGCAAGTTGCAGATCTGGCCGCGCAAGCTTTGCGCGATGCCGGTTTGCAAGCCTCGGACCTCGACGGGCTGGTGATCAACGGCCCGCAATTTCATGAGGCCTCGGTGTTCGTGCCAGCCATGGCTGCCGAATACCTGGGTTTGCGCCTCAACTTTGCCGAAGTCGTCGACCTTGGCGGCTGCACCTCGGTGGGCATGGTCTGGCGCGCTGCAGCGGCGATCGAACTGGGGCTGTGCCAGGCGGTGCTTTGTGTCTTGCCTGCGCGCATGGCGCCAATGGGCCCGGATGAAGATCCGAGCTGGATGGCCCGGGCCATGCGCTTCGGCGGCCACAGCACGGCCTTTGGTGCGCCCGAAGCCGAGTTCGACTTGCCTTACGGGCACATGGGCCAGAACACCGGCTACGCCATGATTGCCCAGCGGTACGCCGCGCAATATGGCTACGACCCGCGAGCGCTGGCCAAAATCGCTGTCGATCAGCGCACTAACGCGCAGTACAACCCGCAAGCGATGTTTTACGGTCAACCGTTGACCATTGAGCAAGTGCTGGCAAGCAAGAAAGTGGCCGATCCGCTGCATGTACTGGAGATCGTGATGCCGGTGGCAGGCGGTGCGGCGCTGATTATCGCGTCAAAGGAAGTGGCTGCCCGCGCCCGCAAACGGCCGTCGTATATCACCGGTTTCGGTGAGCATCTGGCCTTCAAATCGCCGTCCTATGCCGCCGACATGGTGCAAACGCCAATCGGTCCTGCTTCGCGCCGGGCGTTCGACATGGCCGGGCTCAAGCCTGCGGATGTGGATGCCGTGCAAATCTACGATTGCTACACCATCACCGCCTTGCTGACGCTGGAGGACGCGGGTTTTTGCGCCAAGGGCGAAGGCATGAGTTTTGTCCGCGAGCACGACCTGACCTGGCGTGGCGATTTCCCGATGAACACCCACGGCGGCCAGCTCAGCTTTGGCCAGGCCGGTTCTGCCGGCGGTATGTCGCAAGTGATTGAAGCAGTTACCCAGATCGCCGGGGAAGCAGGCGAGCGTCAGCTTGCACAGTGCGACACGGTGTACGTGTCAGGCACCGGCGGGGTGATGAGTGAGCAGGGCGCATTGATACTTCAGGGAGCATGAATCCGATGTCGAACAACAAACCAATGCCGGTCCCGACCGAGATTTCTGCACCGTTCTGGGAAGGCCTGAAGGCCGAGCGCCTGTTGATTCAGCAATGCAATCAATGCAGCCACTGGGTGTTTTACCCGCGCAGGCATTGCCCGCAATGCCTGGCCCATGAATTGACCTGGCGTGAAGTTAACGGGGAGGCGACGTTGTACAGCTTTACCGTGACGCGCATCGCCACCCTGCCGGACTTTGCCGATGAAATGCCGCAAATGCTGGCGGTGATCGAGCTGGCTCAAGGGGTACGGATCAACAGCAATCTGGTGGGTCTGGACGAGTCTGAAGTCAAGATCGGCATGCGTCTGCAGCCGGTGTTCGCCGAGGTGGACGCCAAGGGGACGCGGCTGTTGCGCTTTACCGGGCTGGATAAAGACCCGCAGGCCCTGAAGACCTTGCCGGCGGCAGTCGAGCAGCCTGCGGTTGCAGCGCCGTCGGTACGCCACATTGCACTGGATGACGAAGCGGCGTTGCAAGCGCTGGTCAGCG
Coding sequences within it:
- a CDS encoding thiolase family protein; amino-acid sequence: MGLKGHAAIVGSAQYKPEKYATAPRMFHLEQVADLAAQALRDAGLQASDLDGLVINGPQFHEASVFVPAMAAEYLGLRLNFAEVVDLGGCTSVGMVWRAAAAIELGLCQAVLCVLPARMAPMGPDEDPSWMARAMRFGGHSTAFGAPEAEFDLPYGHMGQNTGYAMIAQRYAAQYGYDPRALAKIAVDQRTNAQYNPQAMFYGQPLTIEQVLASKKVADPLHVLEIVMPVAGGAALIIASKEVAARARKRPSYITGFGEHLAFKSPSYAADMVQTPIGPASRRAFDMAGLKPADVDAVQIYDCYTITALLTLEDAGFCAKGEGMSFVREHDLTWRGDFPMNTHGGQLSFGQAGSAGGMSQVIEAVTQIAGEAGERQLAQCDTVYVSGTGGVMSEQGALILQGA
- a CDS encoding OB-fold domain-containing protein: MSNNKPMPVPTEISAPFWEGLKAERLLIQQCNQCSHWVFYPRRHCPQCLAHELTWREVNGEATLYSFTVTRIATLPDFADEMPQMLAVIELAQGVRINSNLVGLDESEVKIGMRLQPVFAEVDAKGTRLLRFTGLDKDPQALKTLPAAVEQPAVAAPSVRHIALDDEAALQALVSDTFSPWSNQIVVDQGLIDAFALLSGDDYWIHTDPERARKQSPFGGTIAHGALVQILQSRMQLKLDYEITGFSNMVNYGSDRLRFPAPVPAGSIIHSRARVKRVERVKSGTQLTLELNTHVLGSERPSVINELVILYM